A genomic window from Micromonospora ferruginea includes:
- a CDS encoding DUF742 domain-containing protein — MADRDEPTGALVRPYAVTRGRTRPRLDIALEALVETTVRGRAVATGNGGQGREHQYIAALCDGRVQSLAEIAARMQLPLGVARVLIADMATDGLVAVHEPTILDDSDDAVGTELLERVLSGLRRL; from the coding sequence ATGGCGGATCGTGACGAACCGACCGGAGCGTTGGTCCGGCCGTACGCCGTGACCCGTGGTCGTACCCGTCCTCGGCTCGACATCGCCCTGGAGGCGCTCGTCGAGACGACGGTGCGCGGCCGAGCGGTGGCCACTGGAAACGGTGGCCAAGGCCGTGAACACCAGTACATAGCCGCGTTGTGTGACGGACGTGTGCAGTCGCTCGCCGAGATCGCGGCGCGGATGCAGCTTCCGCTCGGCGTGGCCCGGGTGCTCATCGCCGACATGGCGACGGATGGCCTGGTCGCGGTCCACGAGCCGACCATTCTGGACGACTCCGACGACGCGGTGGGCACTGAATTGCTGGAGAGGGTGCTGAGTGGACTTCGCAGGCTCTGA
- a CDS encoding ABC transporter substrate-binding protein produces MATPAFDSTVLTRRGVLAAAAGSLLLAGCGPQGQRPDAGGNSSAPGDQNLVVGASLELSGRGAALAVAQRRALEIAAETLNRSGIPVGNLMRSVRLEIRDNGSDLEVAARHAAEMTRAGAHALVGGVLGDTATALAAAAQRLKTPFLALGFSDRIVLPLSDRTFSFKLTPDATDMARRMVDLLESQRVRRVVLLAEDGPHGDSGVRALKDALDRSGVDLARTVRLPGGGQSFRAAAERAVAADPDGVVVWATAPDSGTAARELRRAGHRGALFFDAGAVVDDTLRGANAKAVEGAYAVHPACLGGSALTATSGALVARRDFDYRYTQKHGSSVGFAPYAADALQLLAAAARKATSLDRGRLRAFLQTQMTEGIAGGYAFTADRHGGMEADSLGVYQVSQGGWARYA; encoded by the coding sequence TTGGCGACACCGGCATTCGACTCCACCGTGCTCACCCGACGGGGCGTCCTCGCGGCCGCGGCCGGCAGCCTGCTGCTCGCGGGCTGCGGGCCGCAGGGTCAGCGGCCGGACGCGGGCGGGAACAGCAGCGCACCCGGTGACCAGAATCTGGTCGTCGGCGCCAGCCTGGAGCTGAGCGGACGCGGCGCGGCACTCGCGGTGGCGCAGCGGCGCGCCCTGGAGATCGCGGCGGAGACGCTGAACCGCTCCGGCATCCCGGTCGGAAACCTGATGCGGTCGGTCCGGCTGGAGATCCGGGACAACGGCAGCGACCTGGAGGTCGCCGCCCGGCACGCCGCCGAGATGACCCGCGCCGGGGCGCACGCCCTGGTCGGCGGCGTCCTCGGTGACACCGCCACGGCCCTCGCGGCGGCCGCCCAGCGGCTCAAGACGCCGTTCCTGGCGCTCGGCTTCTCCGACCGCATCGTGCTGCCGCTCTCCGACCGCACGTTCAGCTTCAAGCTCACCCCGGACGCTACCGACATGGCCCGGCGGATGGTGGACCTGCTCGAGTCGCAGCGGGTCCGGCGGGTGGTCCTGCTGGCCGAGGACGGGCCGCACGGCGACTCCGGCGTACGGGCGCTGAAGGACGCGTTGGACCGCAGCGGCGTGGACCTGGCGCGCACGGTGCGGCTGCCCGGCGGCGGGCAGAGCTTCCGGGCCGCCGCCGAACGGGCCGTCGCCGCGGATCCGGACGGCGTCGTCGTCTGGGCCACCGCACCCGACTCCGGCACGGCGGCGCGGGAGCTGCGGCGCGCCGGCCACCGGGGCGCGCTCTTCTTCGACGCCGGCGCGGTGGTGGACGACACGCTGCGCGGCGCCAACGCGAAGGCCGTCGAGGGCGCCTACGCGGTGCATCCGGCCTGTCTGGGCGGCTCCGCGTTGACCGCCACCAGCGGGGCACTGGTGGCCCGGCGGGACTTCGACTACCGCTACACCCAGAAGCACGGCTCCTCGGTGGGCTTCGCCCCGTACGCGGCGGACGCGCTCCAGCTCCTCGCGGCGGCGGCCCGGAAGGCGACGAGCCTCGACCGTGGCCGGCTGCGGGCGTTCCTGCAGACCCAGATGACCGAGGGCATCGCCGGTGGATACGCGTTCACCGCCGACCGGCACGGAGGCATGGAGGCCGACTCGCTCGGCGTCTACCAGGTGTCCCAGGGCGGCTGGGCCCGGTACGCCTGA
- a CDS encoding GTP-binding protein, which yields MSHRPPVPSGRVTSAKIVIAGGFGVGKTTLVGSVSEITPLTTEAIMTSAGVGVDDTRQVPGKTTTTVAMDFGRISIDRDLILYLFGTPGQTRFWFMWDELVRGAIGAVVMVDTRRLADCFAAIDFFEHRRLPYLVAINCFDGMQYHDPQDVRDALAISRDVPVVPCDARNRESTKHVLISLVEYVLTMRRSRAVAPA from the coding sequence ATGTCGCACCGGCCGCCGGTGCCGAGCGGACGCGTGACGTCGGCGAAGATCGTTATCGCCGGTGGTTTCGGCGTCGGCAAGACGACGCTGGTCGGCTCGGTCTCGGAGATCACGCCGCTGACCACGGAGGCGATCATGACCTCCGCCGGCGTGGGCGTCGACGACACCCGGCAGGTGCCGGGCAAGACGACGACCACGGTGGCGATGGACTTCGGTCGTATCTCGATCGACCGTGACCTGATCCTGTACCTCTTCGGTACGCCGGGTCAGACGCGGTTCTGGTTCATGTGGGACGAACTGGTCCGGGGTGCGATCGGCGCGGTGGTGATGGTGGACACCCGCCGGCTCGCCGACTGCTTCGCCGCCATCGACTTCTTCGAGCATCGGCGGCTGCCGTACCTGGTGGCCATCAACTGCTTCGACGGCATGCAGTACCACGACCCGCAGGACGTCCGGGACGCGCTGGCGATCTCCCGCGACGTGCCGGTGGTGCCCTGCGACGCCCGTAACCGGGAGTCGACGAAGCACGTGCTGATCTCGCTGGTCGAGTACGTGCTCACCATGCGGCGCTCGCGGGCCGTCGCGCCCGCCTGA
- a CDS encoding roadblock/LC7 domain-containing protein: MTTTQDLGWLLANFADRVPGVAHAVAVSADGLLLASSRDLPRDRADQLAAIASGLVSLTQGAARCFEGGAVLQTVVEMDNGFLFLMSISDGSSFAVLAARSCDVGQVGYEMALLVDRVGDALTPQPRTAVGMMG; this comes from the coding sequence ATGACTACTACCCAGGATCTCGGATGGCTGCTCGCCAACTTCGCCGACCGGGTGCCAGGAGTGGCGCACGCGGTCGCGGTCTCGGCCGACGGCCTGCTTCTCGCCTCGTCCCGTGACCTTCCGCGGGACCGCGCCGACCAGCTCGCGGCGATCGCGTCCGGCCTGGTCAGCCTCACCCAGGGCGCGGCGCGCTGCTTCGAGGGCGGGGCGGTGCTGCAGACAGTCGTCGAGATGGACAACGGCTTCCTGTTCCTGATGTCCATCTCCGACGGCTCGTCGTTCGCGGTGCTCGCGGCGCGTAGCTGCGACGTGGGCCAGGTCGGGTACGAGATGGCCCTGCTCGTCGACCGGGTGGGTGACGCCCTGACGCCACAGCCGCGCACGGCTGTGGGGATGATGGGCTGA